The following coding sequences lie in one Tachysurus fulvidraco isolate hzauxx_2018 chromosome 19, HZAU_PFXX_2.0, whole genome shotgun sequence genomic window:
- the atp23 gene encoding mitochondrial inner membrane protease ATP23 homolog isoform X2, with product MNRVVTHELIHAFDHCRAHVDWFNNFKHLACSEIRAASLSGDCSFSNELARFNFGLKKHHQECVRDRATRSILAVRKISKEDAVKTVDEVFDSCYNDHEPFGRMPHSKKDARFAYRDFENRDRYYANL from the exons ATGAACAGAGTGGTCACGCACGAGCTCATCCATGCGTTTGATCACTGCCGAGCACACGTGGACTGGTTCAATAACTTCAAGCACTTAGCTTGTTCAGAG ATTCGAGCAGCCAGTCTCAGTGGAGACTGTTCATTCAGCAATGAACTCGCTAGGTTTAATTTTGGCCTCAAAAAGCACCATCAG GAATGTGTGCGGGACCGTGCGACACGCTCCATCCTCGCCGTGAGGAAGATCAGCAAAGAGGATGCGGTGAAAACAGTCGACGAGGTGTTTGACAGTTGCTACAATGATCACGAACCCTTCGGCCGCATGCCACACAGTAAAAAAGACGCCAGGTTCGCCTACAGAGATTTCGAGAACAGGGACCGGTACTATGCAAACCTATAA
- the rpap3 gene encoding RNA polymerase II-associated protein 3 — protein MSGNKALELQMQMRQNAEDLQNFIKELDSWEEDIKEKDEQLRAGNLADPPKTLPPVRNKDYKKKRKVRSKVPAENGQREEKPVQRFKSYDYKSWDKFDVEKALEAVDKEVSPGESNDSDSEEVQVDRDLAMKEKEKGNKFFKDGKYDDAIECYTKGMSADPYNPVLPTNRAACFFRLKKYAVSEADCNLAIALDGKYVKAYSRRGAARFALKNHEGALEDYETVLKLDPENLDAQNEIKKLNQVLGSQKQEGGQIEKTLSEVKLTKDVEPSQLEEEQQRKQEAVVQKDRGNAYFKEGKYEAAVECYTKGMEADATNVLLAANRAMAYLKLERYAEAEEDCTKAIALDSTYSKAFARRGTARVALERLSEAKADFERLLELEPGNKQAMNELKKLNMGMMPTGLQQADGTQRRTVQPIDKPEHLRSKKPLKRIEIEEVGGKLTSIAEPQGVTDKASSSNSGTLPSASASSEGEMKCDASPCSSFPCAKIQKIEELSQPPSEPPALAPHGVSFAKQNVLHKKENLPSKTDQTLTLSSSVQLQVIPPAPTNSFQLEADLRKIGNCPERTYQYLKQIQPDAFSTIFQNSLEPDVLSKILKVLQCFYTKNEDPSVILAILKSLSIVRRFDMAVMFMSSAEKQVLQELFQCISLAGLEDDSVQTLKKKYGV, from the exons ATGTCTGGCAACAAAGCCTTGGAGCTGCAAATGCAGATGCGTCAAAATGCAGAGGATCTTCAAAACTTTATTAAGGAGCTTGATAGCTGGGAGGAGGACATAAAGGAAAAGGATGAACAGCTTCGTGCTGGAAACTTGGCAGATCCTCCG AAAACACTCCCACCTGTAAGAAACAAGGATTACAAGAAGAAGCGCAAGGTCAGAAGTAAAGTCCCTGCTGAGAATGGACAAAGGGAGGAGAAGCCAGTACAAAGGTTTAAATCGTATGACTACAAATCCTGGGACAAATTTGATGTG GAGAAGGCCCTTGAGGCAGTCGACAAGGAAGTCAGCCCAGGTGAATCTAATGACTCAGACTCCGAGGAAGTGCAAGTGGACAGAGACCTAGCCATGAAGGAAAAGGAGAAG GGCAACAAGTTTTTCAAAGATGGAAAGTATGATGATGCCATTGAGTGCTATACCAAAGGCATGAGTGCAGACCCATACAACCCCGTCCTGCCCACAAACCGAGCAGCCTGCTTCTTCAGACTTAAAAA GTATGCCGTCTCAGAGGCGGACTGTAACCTGGCCATTGCATTAGACGGCAAGTATGTTAAAGCTTATAGCCGGAGAGGAGCTGCTCGCTTTGCTCTTAAAAACCATGAAGGTGCTCTAGAAG attACGAAACGGTTCTGAAGTTGGATCCGGAAAACCTTGATGCCCAGAACGAGATAAAGAAACTGAACCAG GTTTTAGGTTCTCAAAAGCAAGAAGGTGGGCAGATAGAGAAGACGTTGTCTGAGGTGAAACTTACCAAGGATGTAGAACCAAGTCAGCTGGAGGAGGAACAACAGAGAAAACAAGAGGCAGTGGTTCAAAAAGACAGG GGTAATGCTTATTTTAAAGAGGGAAAATACGAGGCAGCTGTGGAATGCTACACTAAAGGCATGGAGGCTGATGCCACAAATGTGCTTCTCGCTGCTAACAGAGCCATGGCATACCTCAAACTTGAGAG GTATGCTGAGGCAGAAGAAGACTGCACCAAGGCAATTGCTTTGGACAGCACCTACTCAAAAGCTTTTGCTCGACGTGGCACAGCACGAGTGGCCCTGGAAAGACTTTCTGAAGCCAAAGCAG aTTTTGAGCGGCTCCTGGAGCTCGAACCAGGAAACAAACAAGCTATGAACGAACTCAAAAAACTCAATATG gGGATGATGCCTACTGGGCTGCAACAAGCAGATGGCACACAAAGAAGAACAGTTCAGCCAATCGACAAACCAGAGCACCTCAGATCCAAG AAACCACTGAAAAGAATAGAGATCGAGGAAGTTGGTGGAAAGCTTACGTCTATAGCTGAACCTCAGGGAGTCACTGACAAGGCAAGCTCTTCAAATTCTGGCACATTACCCAGTGCATCAGCTTCTTCAGAGGGAGAAATGAAATGTGACGCCTCTCCATGCTCATCTTTCCCTTGTGCTAAGATCCAGAAGATAGAGGAGCTTTCACAGCCTCCATCAGAACCACCTGCCTT AGCCCCACATGGAGTTTCCtttgcaaaacaaaatgtactGCACAAAAAGGAAAATCTTCCCAGTAAAACAGACCAAACCTTAACGTTATCATCTTCAGTCCAGCTCCAAGTTATTCCTCCAGCTCCCACAAACAGCTTCCAGCTTGAAGCAGATCTAAGAAAGATCGGTAATTGCCCTGAACGTACCTACCAGTATTTAAAG caaattCAGCCTGATGCTTTTTCAACTATTTTCCAAAACTCTCTGGAGCCTGATGTACTTAGTAAGATTCTGAAAGTGCTTCAGTGTTTTTACACCAA aaATGAGGATCCATCAGTGATTTTGGCCATCCTGAAAAGCTTGTCCATCGTGAGAAGGTTTGACATGGCAGTCATGTTTATGTCATCAGCTGAAAAGCAAG TATTACAAGAGCTGTTTCAGTGCATTTCACTTGCTGGACTGGAGGATGATTCAGTACAAACGCTAAAGAAGAAATATGGAGTATAA
- the LOC113647274 gene encoding hemicentin-2-like, which translates to MAYMAYKLIPFCLLLQLLHFTAHGVDLAEKDSSNPQLDVNVPSGPQSVTIFGPNAVTVGVPSTYICSADCSPSCNYTMGIDDQTGVGNEVQFTLSQWVKSKKLTCTATNPVTGKSTMTRKTLRILEGPVNVTISGPQTLTLGVDQRFLCSATCIPSCTYTWVVDGDPVSGSGDEVIIKAPLDATSGTIICKATNSVSGLFVTAVRKLNVTTGPQSVTIFGPNAVTVGVPSTYICSADCSPSCNYTMGIDDQTGVGNEVQFTLSQWVKSKKLTCTATNPVTGKSTMTRKTLRILEGPVNVTISGPQTLTLGVDQRFLCSATCIPSCTYTWVVDGDPVSGSGDEVIIKAPLDATSGTIICKATNSVSGLFVTAVRKLNVTSVCKPLATSAPFSDRKTWSGS; encoded by the exons ATGGCGTACATGGCGTATAAACTTATTCCCTTCTGTCTGCTTCTACAATTACTCCATTTTACAG cTCATGGCGTGGACTTGGCAGAAAAAGACTCTTCAAACCCGCAGCTTGATGTCAACGTTCCCT ctggaccacagagtgtGACCATTTTTGGACCAAATGCAGTGACTGTAGGAGTCCCATCTACCTATATCTGCTCTGCTGATTGCTCACCTAGCTGCAATTACACAATGGGTATTGACGACCAGACTGGAGTGGGCAATGAGGTACAGTTTACCTTAAGCCAGTGGGTAAAGTCTAAAAAGCTGACCTGCACGGCAACAAACCCAGTCACCGGAAAATCCACCATGACCAGGAAAACCTTGCGCATTTTGG AGGGGCCAGTAAATGTCACAATCAGTGGGCCACAGACTTTGACTCTAGGGGTAGATCAGCGTTTTCTGTGCAGTGCGACCTGCATACCCTCCTGCACTTACACCTGGGTTGTTGATGGAGATCCAGTTTCTGGCTCTGGGGATGAGGTAATAATTAAGGCACCTTTGGATGCCACCTCAGGAACCATCATCTGCAAGGccacaaacagtgtgtccggaTTGTTTGTGACAGCGGTCAGAAAACTAAATGTTACAA ctggaccacagagtgtGACCATTTTTGGACCAAATGCAGTGACTGTAGGAGTCCCATCTACCTATATCTGCTCTGCTGATTGCTCACCTAGCTGCAATTACACAATGGGTATTGACGACCAGACTGGAGTGGGCAATGAGGTACAGTTTACCTTAAGCCAGTGGGTAAAGTCTAAAAAGCTGACCTGCACGGCAACAAACCCAGTCACCGGAAAATCCACCATGACCAGGAAAACCTTGCGCATTTTGG AGGGGCCAGTAAATGTCACAATCAGTGGGCCACAGACTTTGACTCTAGGGGTAGATCAGCGTTTTCTGTGCAGTGCGACCTGCATACCCTCCTGCACTTACACCTGGGTTGTTGATGGAGATCCAGTTTCTGGCTCTGGGGATGAGGTAATAATTAAGGCACCTTTGGATGCCACCTCAGGAACCATCATCTGCAAGGccacaaacagtgtgtccggaTTGTTTGTGACAGCGGTCAGAAAACTAAATGTTACAA GTGTATGTAAACCTTTGGCAACCTCAGCTCCATTCTCCGACAGAAAAACTTGGAGTGGATCATAA
- the mapk12b gene encoding mitogen-activated protein kinase 12b codes for MSLCIRTGFYRQEINKTVWDVQERYRDLIQVGTGAYGTVCCAIDRKTGIRVAIKKLHRPFQSRLFAKRAYRELRLVKHMKHENVIGLLDVFTAELSLDRFHDFYLVMPFMGTDLGKLMKMERLSEDRVQFLVYQMLRGLKYIHSAGIIHRDLKPGNLAVNQNCELKILDFGLARQADSQMTGYVVTRWYRAPEVILNWMHYSQTVDIWSVGCIMAEMLLGKPLFKGNDHLDQLREIMKITGTPAQDFIVKLQSQDAKNYIRSLAKVPKKDLHSIFFKASSDVVSAMDKMLVLDPDKRVSASMALELPMFSDFREPEEETEALPYDHSMDNADLTLEQWKRHTFTEILSFQPPIIDLRDSKDTSL; via the exons atgtcactctgtataaggacCGGATTTTACCGCCAAGAGATCAACAAAACAGTTTGGGATGTACAGGAAAGATACCGAGATCTCATCCAAGTGGGTACCGGCGCGTACGGAACAGTTTG CTGTGCTATCGACAGGAAGACAGGTATACGTGTTGCTATCAAGAAACTCCATCGACCCTTCCAGTCTCGACTGTTTGCCAAGAGAGCTTACAGAGAACTCAGACTAGTCAAACACATGAAACATGAGAAT GTCATTGGACTGTTAGATGTCTTCACAGCTGAATTATCCCTGGACCGGTTCCATGACTT TTATTTAGTGATGCCATTCATGGGCACTGACCTTGGGAAGCTCATGAAGATGGAAAGATTGTCTGAAGACAGAGTGCAGTTTCTTGTGTATCAAATGCTCAGGGGGCTGaag TATATTCATTCGGCTGGGATCATTCACAGA GATCTAAAACCTGGGAACTTGGCTGTAAATCAGAACTGTGAGCTGAag ATTCTGGATTTTGGTCTGGCCAGGCAGGCAGACTCACAGATGACGGGTTACGTGGTGACCAGGTGGTACAGAGCGCCTGAAGTCATCCTGAACTGGATGCACTATTCACAAACAG TTGACATCTGGTCAGTCGGATGCATCATGGCAGAGATGCTTCTTGGAAAGCCACTCTTCAAAGGAAATGATC ATTTGGACCAGTTGAGAGAAATTATGAAAATCACAGGGACACCGGCACAGGATTTCATCGTGAAACTCCAGAGCCAGGAT GCCAAAAACTACATTAGAAGTTTGGCAAAAGTGCCAAAGAAAGACTTGCACTCAATTTTCTTTAAAGCCAGTTCAGATG tGGTGAGTGCCATGGACAAGATGCTTGTGTTGGACCCTGACAAGCGTGTGAGTGCTTCCATGGCTCTGGAGCTTCCCATGTTTTCTGACTTTCGAGAGCCTGAAGAAGAGACTGAGGCGTTGCCCTACGACCACTCCATGGACAATGCTGACCTGACGCTCGAGCAGTGGAAAC GTCACACTTTTACAGAGATCCTGTCCTTCCAGCCACCGATCATAGATCTCAGAGACTCCAAAGACACTTCTCTCTGa
- the atp23 gene encoding mitochondrial inner membrane protease ATP23 homolog isoform X1, whose product MDQTKEQSDDYGYNLFPERKNSKYKKGSIGESLFTFNHKCQIMLHVAVETNPYAKVLLGALKNSGCAVYKDRHFSCEDCDGTVSGGFDATTSQIVLCQNNIHQQAHMNRVVTHELIHAFDHCRAHVDWFNNFKHLACSEIRAASLSGDCSFSNELARFNFGLKKHHQECVRDRATRSILAVRKISKEDAVKTVDEVFDSCYNDHEPFGRMPHSKKDARFAYRDFENRDRYYANL is encoded by the exons ATGGATCAGACTAAAGAGCAGAGTGATGATTATGGCTACAACTTGTTTCCGGAAAGAAAGAATAGCAAGTACAAGAAAGGCTCCATTGGGGAAAGCTTGTTCACCTTCAACCACAAATGTCAGATAATGCTGCATGTTGCAGTGGAGACAA ATCCATATGCAAAAGTTCTTCTCGGCGCCCTGAAGAACTCAGGCTG TGCAGTGTACAAAGACAGACATTTCTCCTGTGAGGACTGTGATGGAACCGTTAGCGGTGGCTTCGATGCCACAACTTCTCAA ATTGTGCTGTGTCAAAACAACATTCATCAACAGGCTCATATGAACAGAGTGGTCACGCACGAGCTCATCCATGCGTTTGATCACTGCCGAGCACACGTGGACTGGTTCAATAACTTCAAGCACTTAGCTTGTTCAGAG ATTCGAGCAGCCAGTCTCAGTGGAGACTGTTCATTCAGCAATGAACTCGCTAGGTTTAATTTTGGCCTCAAAAAGCACCATCAG GAATGTGTGCGGGACCGTGCGACACGCTCCATCCTCGCCGTGAGGAAGATCAGCAAAGAGGATGCGGTGAAAACAGTCGACGAGGTGTTTGACAGTTGCTACAATGATCACGAACCCTTCGGCCGCATGCCACACAGTAAAAAAGACGCCAGGTTCGCCTACAGAGATTTCGAGAACAGGGACCGGTACTATGCAAACCTATAA